Genomic segment of Candidatus Protochlamydia amoebophila UWE25:
CACTCGAGCAAGATCCAGAATTAATTGAATGGGGAGTCGAACAAAAAGTAATTTTAGCAACACCCACCACGTTAATTGCTCTTTTACGCTCTGTTGCTTATGGCTGGCGTCAAGAATTAATTGCTGAAAATGCGCAGCAAATCAGCGAACTTGGAAAGACTTTGCATGATCGTGTTCGCATCCTTGTGGAGCATTTTGATGAAATACGACGAGGGCTTGAGCGTGCTGTGGATGCTTATAATAAAACTGTAGGATCATTAGAAACTCGCGTGTTACCATCCGCTAGAAAATTTAAAGAACTAGGAGCATCCAGTGGAGAAGATATTCTTTTTTTAGAAACGATCGACTCCACAATAAGAAAATGTCATTAAACTGACTAGAGTGCTTAGTGTAATACTTAATGGGTAAATGTTTAAATTTAGAGTGCCAAAAAAAGCAAAATAAATGTCTATAAATGCAATTAAGTTTATTTAATTTTTATTATTTAAATAATGCAAACTAAATTGATTGTTTTATTTTTAAATTTGAATTTTTTTAAGATGGATTAATTAGACGTTTTAAAATTAATGGCTTCCAAAAGGTGCGTATCCTCGATTTGAGAGGAAAAGGCCAGATCTGCAATGGTTCGAGCTAAACGAATAATTCTTTCACAGGATCTGGCTGATAATCCAAAACTTTCAATTGCAGATTTTAAAAGAACTGTACTTGTTGAAGTTAATAAACAGTACTTATTTAATTCTGCGGTACTTAAAGAAGAATTTGTTCTTCCTTGACCTAAACGTTCTGATTGAGACTCTCTTGCTTTTATTACTCGTGAACGTATTGTGCAAGAAGTTTCATGCGTTGTTGTTTCTAAAAGATCTTGGTATTTGACGGGTGGAACGATAATATGCATATCAATTCTGTCTTTAAGAGGGCCTGAAATTTTGCTTTGATATTTTTCAATTTGTGCAATCGAGTCTTTGCAAGGTTTATCTGGATGTCCTAAATAACCGCATGGACAAGGATTCATGGCTGCCACGCACATAAAGCTTGTAGGAAAAGTAAATTTTCCACTTGCACGACTTATCGTTACTTTTTTATCTTCTAAAGGTTGCCTTAATACCTCGAGAACAGTGCGTGAAAATTCAGGAAGTTCATCTAGAAATAAAATTCCTTGGTGAGCTAAAGAAACTTCTCCAGGTCGTGGATAGGTCCCACCTCCTATTAAGCCAGCATAGCTGATGGTATGGTGTGGGGAACGAAAGGGGCGCTCTGTAATGACATGTTGGCCCTCTTTAAGTAAACCTGAAATAGAATGAACCCGAGTCACTTCTAAAGATTCTTCCCATGTCAAATCAGGCATAATTCCAATTAAGGCTTTTGCCATCATTGTTTTTCCACATCCTGGTGGACCGGACAGCAAAATATTATGTCCTCCTGCCGCCGCAATTTCTAAAGCTCTTTTGACGTGTGCTTGTCCTTTGATATCTTTAAAATCAACAGAAGGAATGAGACGAGACAGTTGAAAAGGATTGGAAAAAGCAAGGGGCTTATAAGAGCTTGGATCTTGAAGAAAATGAACCGCTTCTTTCAAATTTTCAATAGAATAAATAGCTATTCCTCTTACGGCAGCAGCCTCTGGGGCGTTGGCTGCTGGTAATAAAATTCCTTTTTTTCCTAATTCTCTAGCTAACATGGCAATGGCTAAGGCACCCGTGATCGGGCGTAATTGTCCACTTAATCCAAGTTCTCCTACAATTAAATAATCCCTGTGTGTATCGCGATTTTTTATAAGTCCTAATGAATTGATGAGGCCAATCGCAATAGGAAGGTCATAGATAGCCCCTTCTTTTTTTAAATTACCGGGAGCTAAATTGACAGTGCAATAAATTGATCCGATTTCAAATCCCGAATTTTTAATTGCTGTCAACACGCGATCTTTAGATTCACGAACCGCTGTATCAGGAAGCCCAACAATGACTAAATTGAGTTTTTCGGCTTTGATGACATCCACCTCAACTTCTACAGGAATGGCTTCTAAGCCATGTAAAGATAAACATTGAATACGGGATAAAGGCATATTTCCTTAAAAAATAAAATAAATCTTATCTGATCAAAGAATTATTATTAAGCTTATTTTTTTAATTAATTGTTGATAATGTTTGGCCTACATGGCTTGAAATTTTTGAATCCAATCTTGGGGAATGCCGGCTTTTTGCCGATTTTCAGAATGTAAAACAAAACCTTTCGCTCGTTTTGGATTCAATAATGTTGTTGCAAGAGTTTTTTCCCACGCATCCCACTCATTATCGTCTTTGTTTTTGAGTCGACGTAACCAATGCCAGCCAAATCCAACATGTGAGATTTCATCTTTTAAAATGGTAGCCATTAATTGAGCGGATAGGTCATCTCCAAAATGAGCAAATGATTTGCCATACATAGGAGCAAAATCCAAATTCGCCATTTCAAATGTTAAGCTCATGAGACTAATATAGTGAAGAGGAGAATGAATGTAAGGAATATGATTCCAAAAATGTTTATAAAGAGGAAGATCTCCAAATTGAATTCCCATCTGACTCATTCGTGTCATATAAAGCTGAACATGACCCTGTTCTTCTCGAAGTGTATTCATTAACCCTTTACGAAAATTTTTTGGGGCATCAGGAAAAGCAAGGAGCGTAAAAGCCATGATTTCCACAGCTAATAGTTCATGACCCGCAAAGCGATGTAAACAAATGGCTCGTTTATCAGGGTCATGATGATCATGAAATGGGGGAAGTTTTTCTTCTTTCGTCCGTTTTGTAAAAGACATGCCAGGAGGACGAACAGGTTCGCTCCAAATGAAAGGCAAGCCTGGTTCACAATCCGTTAGAACGGAAGGATGAGCCAGTTTGCCTTCTAAGGTGTCTGAGGCTAAAATTGAATGAGCCCATTCACGCAATTCCATGTTTACTCAAGAGATAAAACATAGTACGCAGGGAAAGCATAATGATTATTGGGTCTTGGGGCAACGCGAATAGATACTTCGTGACCAATGAAATCTTGTAAATTTACTTGTGTACTATAAAGAAAAGCAATCGGTAATTTACTTGCAGAATTAATTAACATATAATCACCAGGTTTATTTTTGACAGGTCGATTATAGGCATCTACAATTCCTTTTAAAATAAACGAATGTTGCTTTTGCTCTTCATAAAAAGCTTGTGGATTTTCACTTCCAGAATGTTTTACCCAATCATTAAATAAGGCTTCTTCAATTGGTAACCAAATAGCCATGTTCATAGGAAGCTGAGCTGTTTTTCGAGCGGGATTTGCTTGTGATATACTAGAGTTAGAAAGTTTTTCACTTCCTCCTTTCTGCTCAAGGCTTGCTAGTTTAGTTTTATGAGCATTTAATTCTTCTGTTAATTGTTTGTTTTTAGCTTCTAGAATATGAGAAGAATAGCCATTTTGGGCTTCTAAATAAGCTAATTTTTTTGTAATGAACGCTTCTTGTAATTTAGCTAAAAGTTCTTTAGCTTTTGCGACCGCATCTGGAAAATCAGTATAATTATTAATAATTGCTTGATAATTTGATTTAATTCTTTCTACATTAAATTGATCAAATGGCTTTGCCATTTCAAGGCGACTTAAAGATTCTGTATTGGCTAATAAGCGATAAACGTCTTCTTTTCGTTTCTCTTGGCGAGCCATTAAACCAGCATCTCCAATTTTTTCAACATATTCTTTAGCAATATAAAATTGTGCTGTTTGTGGAATAGTAATCTCAAGCCATTTATTATTAGTAGAGCTAATAACAC
This window contains:
- a CDS encoding YifB family Mg chelatase-like AAA ATPase, whose translation is MPLSRIQCLSLHGLEAIPVEVEVDVIKAEKLNLVIVGLPDTAVRESKDRVLTAIKNSGFEIGSIYCTVNLAPGNLKKEGAIYDLPIAIGLINSLGLIKNRDTHRDYLIVGELGLSGQLRPITGALAIAMLARELGKKGILLPAANAPEAAAVRGIAIYSIENLKEAVHFLQDPSSYKPLAFSNPFQLSRLIPSVDFKDIKGQAHVKRALEIAAAGGHNILLSGPPGCGKTMMAKALIGIMPDLTWEESLEVTRVHSISGLLKEGQHVITERPFRSPHHTISYAGLIGGGTYPRPGEVSLAHQGILFLDELPEFSRTVLEVLRQPLEDKKVTISRASGKFTFPTSFMCVAAMNPCPCGYLGHPDKPCKDSIAQIEKYQSKISGPLKDRIDMHIIVPPVKYQDLLETTTHETSCTIRSRVIKARESQSERLGQGRTNSSLSTAELNKYCLLTSTSTVLLKSAIESFGLSARSCERIIRLARTIADLAFSSQIEDTHLLEAINFKTSN
- a CDS encoding DUF455 family protein, whose translation is MELREWAHSILASDTLEGKLAHPSVLTDCEPGLPFIWSEPVRPPGMSFTKRTKEEKLPPFHDHHDPDKRAICLHRFAGHELLAVEIMAFTLLAFPDAPKNFRKGLMNTLREEQGHVQLYMTRMSQMGIQFGDLPLYKHFWNHIPYIHSPLHYISLMSLTFEMANLDFAPMYGKSFAHFGDDLSAQLMATILKDEISHVGFGWHWLRRLKNKDDNEWDAWEKTLATTLLNPKRAKGFVLHSENRQKAGIPQDWIQKFQAM
- a CDS encoding SH3 domain-containing protein; this encodes MMRKPAPSILSFLSLLIPLSSSLLADENQAEVNIQHTQNFSPSLEKAEKKIAPFEPFTGKITKNKVRLRLHPTYDGYVLREYNQNDLLVINGETEDFYTAQPPKDIKGFVFRTYILDNIVEGSRVNVRLQPDLESPVIAQLNSGDKVEGVISSTNNKWLEITIPQTAQFYIAKEYVEKIGDAGLMARQEKRKEDVYRLLANTESLSRLEMAKPFDQFNVERIKSNYQAIINNYTDFPDAVAKAKELLAKLQEAFITKKLAYLEAQNGYSSHILEAKNKQLTEELNAHKTKLASLEQKGGSEKLSNSSISQANPARKTAQLPMNMAIWLPIEEALFNDWVKHSGSENPQAFYEEQKQHSFILKGIVDAYNRPVKNKPGDYMLINSASKLPIAFLYSTQVNLQDFIGHEVSIRVAPRPNNHYAFPAYYVLSLE